One part of the Marinilabiliales bacterium genome encodes these proteins:
- the dxs gene encoding 1-deoxy-D-xylulose-5-phosphate synthase yields MKPTNTDYPFLDRIDYPADLQKLSPEELIGVSDEVRKFIIDVVSANPGHFGASLGVVELTVALHYVFTTPRDTIIWDVGHQAYGHKILTGRRKVFHTNRKYKGISGFPKLKESEHDCFGVGHSSTSISAALGMAVASEIKKESERQFVAVIGDGSMTGGLAFEGLNNAGIRNSNLLVILNDNNIAIDPNVGALKEYLLDITTSQTYNKIKDELWHLLGKISKLGPNAREAAQKIEHGLKTALLKHSNLFESMNFRYFGPIDGHDVVYLTRVLKDLKQIPGPKLLHVRTIKGKGFPHAEKNQTMWHAPGLFDKKTGEIFRVHSDEPLPPRYQDVFGHTILELAEKNEAIVGITPAMPTGCSLNIMMEKMPDRTFDVGIAEQHAVTFSAGLAVKGLLPFCNIYSSFIQRAYDQVIHDVALQNLNVVFCLDRGGLVGDDGATHHGFFDITYMRAIPNMTVSAPMNEEELRNLMYTAQLKDKGPFVIRYPRGNGVMVDWRKPFREIPVGRGRKLRDGADLAILSIGHPGNFAAEACKELEKDNISAAHYDMRFVKPLDEELLHTIFGKFTRVITIEDGMITGGFGSAVIEFMAVHDYRARVVRLGIPDRFTDQGTLSELYAECGFDKAGIVRSAKKLAGKRVLFSTG; encoded by the coding sequence ATGAAGCCGACAAATACTGATTATCCGTTTCTGGACAGGATAGATTATCCTGCAGACCTGCAGAAACTATCGCCTGAAGAACTCATCGGGGTAAGCGATGAGGTCAGAAAATTTATTATTGATGTGGTTTCTGCCAATCCCGGACATTTCGGGGCCAGCCTTGGTGTTGTCGAGCTGACCGTTGCACTCCATTATGTGTTCACGACACCCAGGGATACTATTATCTGGGATGTCGGACACCAGGCATACGGTCACAAGATACTGACCGGCCGGCGAAAAGTGTTCCACACCAACAGAAAGTACAAGGGCATAAGCGGTTTTCCCAAGCTGAAAGAGAGTGAACACGACTGCTTCGGAGTTGGACACTCCTCCACCTCAATATCAGCCGCACTGGGTATGGCAGTCGCCTCAGAAATCAAAAAAGAGAGTGAGAGGCAGTTTGTGGCAGTTATAGGCGACGGTTCAATGACCGGGGGACTTGCATTCGAAGGACTTAACAACGCCGGCATAAGAAACTCCAATTTGCTTGTCATACTGAACGACAACAATATAGCCATTGATCCCAACGTCGGCGCCCTCAAGGAGTACCTGCTGGATATAACTACATCGCAGACATACAACAAGATAAAGGACGAGCTGTGGCATCTTCTCGGAAAGATAAGCAAGCTGGGGCCAAATGCAAGAGAGGCGGCCCAGAAGATAGAACACGGTCTTAAAACAGCTTTGCTGAAGCACAGCAACCTGTTTGAATCAATGAATTTCAGGTATTTCGGACCAATTGACGGACACGATGTAGTATACCTTACCAGGGTGTTGAAGGACCTTAAGCAGATTCCCGGTCCGAAACTGCTGCATGTAAGAACCATAAAGGGCAAAGGGTTCCCGCATGCCGAAAAGAACCAGACGATGTGGCATGCACCGGGCCTGTTCGACAAAAAAACAGGTGAGATATTCAGGGTGCATTCTGATGAACCCCTGCCTCCCCGGTACCAGGATGTTTTTGGTCACACGATCCTTGAGCTTGCCGAAAAGAATGAAGCCATAGTGGGCATCACACCAGCAATGCCTACCGGGTGTTCCCTCAACATCATGATGGAAAAGATGCCCGACCGCACCTTTGATGTGGGCATTGCCGAGCAGCATGCAGTAACTTTTTCTGCCGGACTTGCAGTCAAGGGACTTCTGCCCTTCTGCAACATTTACTCATCATTTATACAGAGGGCCTATGACCAGGTCATTCATGACGTTGCCCTGCAAAATCTCAACGTCGTCTTCTGCCTGGATCGTGGGGGACTGGTGGGAGATGACGGGGCAACCCATCACGGCTTTTTTGATATCACCTATATGAGGGCCATTCCCAATATGACCGTGTCGGCACCCATGAACGAGGAAGAGCTTCGAAACCTGATGTATACAGCCCAGCTGAAAGATAAGGGGCCTTTTGTGATACGCTATCCAAGAGGCAACGGGGTTATGGTGGACTGGAGGAAGCCGTTCAGGGAGATTCCTGTCGGCCGGGGAAGGAAACTGCGCGACGGTGCCGATCTGGCCATCCTCAGTATCGGTCATCCGGGCAACTTTGCGGCAGAGGCCTGCAAAGAACTCGAAAAGGACAATATCAGCGCGGCACATTATGATATGCGCTTCGTAAAACCCCTTGACGAGGAACTCCTACACACCATATTCGGCAAGTTCACCAGGGTGATTACCATAGAAGACGGTATGATTACCGGAGGCTTCGGGTCGGCTGTAATTGAATTCATGGCGGTCCATGATTACAGGGCCAGGGTAGTGCGGCTGGGAATACCTGACAGGTTCACCGACCAGGGTACCCTCTCGGAGCTATATGCTGAGTGCGGGTTCGACAAGGCAGGCATTGTCAGGTCAGCCAAAAAGCTGGCGGGCAAAAGGGTTCTCTTTTCTACCGGCTGA
- a CDS encoding flagellar motor protein MotB — MGNYKSIFVFTVIMLAASCVPAKHFQEMRDEKVRSEQERDSLLIENKRMDVALTEMEARILVLNNEIEQLILDSTDRALILRNTRAELERTRRQYNELQETQEAVLKGSARETTRLLQQLQTTQEDLMAREDRLKEIEKDLTEKEQALGTLKADLDRRNERLMELEDVLARQDSVVNALHNTISAALRGFEGQGLSVHEKNGKVYVSLEEQLLFQTGSTVVDTEGERALRDLAEVLEENPEINIMIEGHTDNVPVIPGPRMRDNWDLSVLRATSIVRILLDGTGIDPTRLLVAGRGEYMPLEQGDTPEARRINRRTEIILTPQLDELFRIIQPN, encoded by the coding sequence ATGGGCAACTATAAATCAATCTTTGTGTTTACCGTCATAATGCTCGCAGCTTCATGTGTTCCCGCAAAACACTTTCAGGAAATGCGGGATGAAAAGGTTCGTTCGGAACAGGAACGTGATTCGTTGCTTATTGAGAATAAGAGAATGGATGTGGCCCTGACTGAGATGGAAGCCCGGATCTTGGTGTTGAATAATGAAATAGAACAACTTATTTTGGACAGCACAGACAGGGCGCTTATACTGCGTAACACAAGGGCCGAGCTGGAGAGAACACGTCGCCAGTACAATGAGCTGCAGGAGACACAGGAGGCGGTACTCAAGGGGAGCGCCCGGGAGACCACCAGGCTGCTCCAGCAGCTTCAGACCACCCAGGAAGATCTGATGGCACGGGAGGACCGCCTGAAAGAGATTGAAAAGGATCTTACAGAGAAGGAGCAGGCACTCGGCACTTTGAAAGCTGACCTGGACAGGAGAAACGAAAGGCTTATGGAGCTGGAGGACGTACTTGCCCGTCAGGACTCGGTTGTCAATGCCCTGCACAACACAATCTCGGCCGCACTAAGGGGATTTGAGGGACAGGGTTTATCAGTGCATGAGAAAAACGGAAAGGTTTACGTATCGCTTGAGGAGCAGTTGCTTTTCCAGACCGGCAGCACCGTGGTTGATACAGAAGGCGAGAGGGCGCTGAGAGATCTGGCAGAAGTGCTTGAAGAAAATCCCGAAATCAATATTATGATTGAGGGGCATACCGATAATGTACCTGTGATACCCGGTCCGAGGATGAGGGACAATTGGGACCTTAGCGTGCTAAGGGCAACATCAATAGTAAGGATACTGCTTGATGGCACCGGAATCGACCCTACCAGGCTTCTGGTTGCAGGCAGAGGCGAGTATATGCCGCTTGAGCAGGGTGATACCCCTGAGGCCCGGAGAATAAACCGGCGTACAGAGATCATCCTCACTCCCCAGCTGGATGAGCTGTTCAGGATTATCCAGCCGAATTGA
- a CDS encoding caspase family protein, which produces MKKLRLLLILLCLSPALFAQEEFNPMGKTWVVFIENTDYESFASLTGPTTDIELMKSSLQGYLIDRIIHVKNMTKQEMEDFFAKEFRNLVVENEVNAIMVWYAGHGKFINNIGYWIPVDATLDDEFTYYNMNSLRQSLREYSESVTNTLVVTDACESGPTFYQAMRSIPTNRSCSELMSGPARSSQVLTSSGYEFATENSAFTNTFASALANNANPCLPIENIVTQVTIAASRNNQARPRFGKIAGLEDEGGTFFFVAREQ; this is translated from the coding sequence ATGAAGAAGCTAAGATTGTTATTAATCCTGCTCTGTCTTTCTCCGGCGCTCTTTGCACAGGAGGAATTCAATCCCATGGGAAAAACATGGGTGGTCTTCATTGAAAACACCGATTACGAATCTTTTGCCAGCCTTACCGGCCCCACAACCGACATTGAGCTTATGAAGAGCTCTCTCCAGGGTTATCTGATTGACAGGATCATTCATGTCAAGAACATGACAAAACAGGAGATGGAAGATTTTTTCGCAAAAGAGTTCCGTAACCTTGTGGTAGAGAATGAGGTGAACGCTATCATGGTATGGTATGCCGGTCACGGTAAATTCATTAACAACATTGGTTACTGGATACCTGTGGATGCCACACTCGACGATGAGTTCACCTACTATAACATGAATTCGCTCAGGCAGTCGCTCAGAGAATACTCCGAATCGGTAACGAACACCCTGGTAGTGACTGATGCCTGTGAATCGGGCCCCACATTTTACCAGGCTATGCGTTCAATACCCACTAACCGGAGCTGCAGTGAGTTGATGTCCGGGCCGGCAAGGTCATCACAGGTGCTTACCTCCTCAGGTTACGAATTCGCTACCGAGAATTCGGCCTTTACAAATACATTTGCAAGCGCCCTGGCAAATAATGCCAATCCCTGCCTGCCGATAGAGAACATCGTTACCCAGGTAACGATAGCTGCATCGCGCAATAACCAGGCCAGGCCCAGGTTTGGAAAGATCGCCGGACTTGAGGATGAAGGCGGCACCTTCTTCTTCGTGGCGCGGGAACAGTAG
- the ribD gene encoding bifunctional diaminohydroxyphosphoribosylaminopyrimidine deaminase/5-amino-6-(5-phosphoribosylamino)uracil reductase RibD gives MRRCLEISLRGKGYTAPNPMVGAVIVHRGVITGEGYHKIYGGAHAETNAIGNVKDPGTLKDSTLYVNLEPCSHFGKTPPCTDLIIKCGIPRVVIGTADPNPLVSGRGITRLKENGIEVNGGILESDCRHINRRFFTWNLHRRPWIILKWAQSADGFIDLVRAPGSPVGPNWITSKTARILVHKWRAEEQAILAGTNTVLKDNPRLNVRLWSGRDPLRVVIDRSLKLGRQHHVLDNSISTVVFTEPCKTSTAKERVYPAEGNNIRYVPLLFDDTVGMQMLNYLHSQDIQSLIIEGGAYTLSRFIEKNLWDEARVFTGPKDFRKGVKAPSLQGKIVRQMETGNSHLQFIYNSSSEFIP, from the coding sequence ATGCGCCGCTGCCTTGAAATTTCACTCAGAGGAAAAGGATACACGGCGCCAAACCCGATGGTGGGAGCTGTTATTGTGCACCGCGGCGTCATCACAGGCGAAGGGTACCACAAAATATACGGCGGCGCCCATGCAGAAACAAATGCAATTGGGAACGTAAAAGACCCCGGCACCCTCAAAGATTCAACACTTTATGTCAACCTTGAGCCCTGCTCCCATTTTGGTAAAACACCACCCTGCACCGATCTTATCATTAAATGCGGGATCCCCCGTGTCGTCATCGGGACTGCAGACCCCAACCCCCTTGTTTCAGGACGGGGCATAACCCGTCTTAAAGAAAATGGGATAGAGGTCAACGGCGGAATTCTGGAAAGTGATTGCAGGCATATCAACCGGCGCTTTTTTACCTGGAACCTCCACAGGAGGCCATGGATAATACTCAAATGGGCACAGTCGGCCGACGGTTTTATCGATCTTGTGAGAGCCCCCGGCTCGCCTGTCGGGCCAAACTGGATAACCTCAAAGACTGCACGTATCCTGGTTCACAAATGGAGGGCTGAGGAGCAGGCTATTCTTGCAGGCACAAATACAGTTCTCAAGGATAACCCGCGTCTTAACGTACGGTTGTGGTCAGGCCGTGATCCCCTCAGGGTGGTCATCGACAGGAGCCTGAAACTGGGCAGGCAGCATCATGTGCTTGACAACAGCATCAGTACGGTAGTCTTTACCGAACCCTGCAAAACCTCAACCGCTAAAGAGAGGGTTTATCCCGCAGAAGGTAACAATATCCGTTATGTACCCCTGTTATTTGACGATACTGTCGGGATGCAAATGCTGAACTACCTGCATTCACAGGATATCCAGTCGCTTATTATTGAAGGGGGGGCATACACCCTTTCGAGGTTTATTGAAAAAAATCTGTGGGATGAGGCACGTGTCTTCACCGGACCAAAAGACTTCAGAAAAGGGGTTAAGGCGCCGTCTTTGCAGGGAAAAATCGTCAGGCAGATGGAGACCGGTAACAGTCATTTGCAGTTTATATATAACAGCTCATCTGAATTTATCCCCTAA
- the prmC gene encoding peptide chain release factor N(5)-glutamine methyltransferase, with protein MPGSFTFPIAFVSAWAPPYILWYPSPVMTPRCTITAPTIGFGAVYPFPLSEISRQRRIYFTSSAGCGINFFYMFCDYLTKNINLWRMNREAPVVGDAIRHIRNELAGIYPAGEIRGFTELIFEHLFKYSKTDLLIHNDTKLSNSAFFQIEDFVRQLKHHKPVQYILGEAWFYGLKLEVNPRVLIPRQETEELVRWIIEDTGSSSVKILDIGTGSGCIAIALDLNLPLSDVEAFDKSAGAVEVASGNAARTGASVSCYCDDILNPVVVNTAIYDIIVSNPPYVTVSERLLMDRNVLCYEPVEALFVPDSQALIYYEAIAGFGRESLKEGGRLYLEINEAKHGEVLQLLKRHLYRNIELKKDINGKYRMVKAVI; from the coding sequence GTGCCGGGGTCTTTTACGTTCCCAATTGCATTTGTTTCTGCATGGGCGCCGCCGTATATTTTGTGGTACCCTTCGCCTGTGATGACGCCGCGGTGCACAATAACAGCTCCCACCATCGGGTTTGGCGCCGTGTATCCTTTTCCTCTGAGTGAAATTTCAAGGCAGCGGCGCATATATTTTACTTCTTCAGCGGGTTGCGGCATCAACTTTTTTTATATGTTTTGTGATTATTTAACAAAAAATATCAATCTTTGGAGAATGAACCGGGAAGCCCCCGTTGTTGGCGATGCGATCAGACATATCAGGAATGAGCTTGCCGGCATCTATCCGGCCGGGGAGATCAGGGGTTTTACCGAACTTATATTCGAGCATCTCTTCAAATATTCCAAAACTGATTTGCTGATACATAACGATACAAAATTATCCAATTCTGCGTTTTTTCAAATAGAGGATTTTGTAAGGCAGTTAAAACATCATAAGCCGGTTCAGTATATCCTTGGCGAGGCATGGTTCTATGGCCTGAAGCTTGAAGTCAATCCGCGGGTACTCATCCCGAGGCAGGAGACAGAGGAGCTTGTCAGGTGGATAATCGAAGATACCGGAAGCAGTTCTGTGAAGATACTGGATATAGGGACGGGCAGCGGTTGCATAGCTATTGCCCTGGACCTGAATTTGCCGCTTTCAGATGTTGAGGCATTTGATAAATCTGCCGGCGCCGTTGAGGTTGCTTCGGGAAATGCTGCCAGGACCGGCGCCTCAGTAAGTTGTTACTGCGATGATATTTTAAATCCGGTTGTTGTAAATACAGCCATATATGATATTATTGTAAGCAATCCTCCGTATGTGACAGTATCGGAAAGATTGCTGATGGACAGGAATGTTCTCTGTTATGAGCCCGTTGAAGCACTGTTTGTTCCTGACAGCCAGGCGCTGATCTATTACGAGGCTATTGCCGGGTTCGGGCGTGAATCTCTTAAAGAGGGAGGAAGGCTCTACCTGGAAATCAACGAGGCGAAACACGGGGAGGTCCTGCAATTGCTTAAAAGACACCTGTACAGGAATATTGAATTAAAAAAGGATATTAACGGCAAATACAGGATGGTAAAAGCTGTTATCTGA
- a CDS encoding RecX family transcriptional regulator, which produces MSTKKVINHSEALDKIRKFCAAEEKCRYDVRKKLFDWGVSSGDTEKIINSLVEDKFVDEWRFARLFAGSKFRNNKWGRIKISYELTRKNIARNIIEDALIRIDETEYLDMLTKELRKKQRSVSAGDEWTLRAKLHRYASSKGYENEIINKVLDDMITTTEA; this is translated from the coding sequence ATGAGTACGAAGAAGGTCATCAACCATTCAGAGGCACTTGACAAGATACGAAAATTTTGTGCTGCCGAGGAGAAATGCCGGTATGATGTGAGAAAGAAACTTTTTGACTGGGGAGTTAGCTCAGGTGATACAGAAAAGATAATCAACTCGCTGGTGGAAGATAAATTTGTCGATGAGTGGAGGTTTGCAAGACTGTTTGCAGGCAGTAAGTTCCGCAATAACAAATGGGGCAGGATCAAGATATCCTATGAGCTTACCAGGAAAAACATTGCCCGGAACATTATTGAGGATGCTCTGATAAGGATAGATGAGACAGAATACCTTGACATGCTCACAAAAGAACTCAGGAAAAAACAGAGATCGGTTTCGGCCGGTGATGAATGGACTCTCAGGGCCAAGCTTCACCGTTACGCAAGCAGCAAAGGCTATGAAAATGAGATCATCAACAAGGTGCTTGATGATATGATAACAACTACCGAAGCCTAG
- a CDS encoding caspase family protein, whose protein sequence is MQMSPILNSLKTILISVLALNLAVASGQAEKPVRVSEWNNVTGFDISSTEDYMVVAMRLNNRGQLFESRFDGSAWSYPTPLNAINSFGDGNSDIGGPFLYFDESILYYHANFPGGEGGYDIYYSVRENNSWSEPVPMCTRVNSPLDELHPAMPPGMLTFYFSRSNPDADIRKPPRTPDCEIFYSLTKNELGEWGEPEPLHDIINQDCQYGLYIAPDTRSIYFSSVDQDNHRDGYNIYYVRQILGAWTIPMLIENIGSEATNIYPRIAGNNIYFLIRTETRRDITGTIYRSGLPEQFSPLKTIAATGRIEHLESKQPLNTPLVVYDPITLNRLGEFFSSSQTGMYHLKLLDEANYIIDIRNPGFSFASFQIDYRQEEKITGPPLIELFNEVELDISVYDSEIFRPLDADVHALNLNENKMIEAIAHEPGSFTLRLPVGNNYRINAATGGFESDSFDFDLFGDIIFSRFERDIALEPRKRMFEVAITDNETSLPVNAQVTFKNLNREEVISVNTFSQPVPDDAAGAVAQASPRQDDISFIPFRNPSNPLRFALIIGNEDYSSYQVGLQREANVDYAIRDAELFRKYAINVFGVPEENILFLTNARSIEMQLEIRKLAGIINALDGNAEVFFYYAGHGLPDHNTRDPYIIPVDVTGSNLDFAVKLSDLYGQLTKYPANRVTVFLDACFSGGARNVGLVSARAVRVRPREDMLSGNLVVFSASSEAQIAHPFREKQHGIFTYFALNKIKETKGNITYREFSDYLRQTVAIRSIMVNNAEQTPQTNVSPTIEEAWHEWIFN, encoded by the coding sequence ATGCAGATGAGCCCTATTTTGAATTCACTCAAAACAATACTGATATCTGTCCTGGCACTGAACCTTGCCGTTGCTTCAGGCCAGGCCGAAAAACCGGTAAGGGTTTCAGAATGGAATAATGTGACAGGTTTCGATATCAGTTCCACCGAAGATTATATGGTGGTCGCAATGAGGCTGAACAACAGAGGGCAACTGTTTGAAAGCCGTTTTGACGGAAGTGCATGGAGTTATCCCACCCCCCTCAATGCAATAAACAGTTTTGGCGACGGTAACTCCGATATCGGAGGACCATTCCTCTATTTTGACGAAAGCATTTTATACTACCATGCGAATTTCCCCGGTGGTGAAGGGGGTTATGATATCTATTATTCGGTTCGGGAAAACAATAGCTGGAGCGAACCTGTTCCGATGTGTACCCGGGTTAACAGTCCGCTAGATGAATTACATCCTGCCATGCCACCGGGAATGCTGACCTTCTATTTCTCACGCAGCAATCCTGATGCTGATATACGAAAACCACCAAGGACCCCGGATTGTGAGATCTTCTATTCTCTGACAAAAAATGAATTGGGAGAATGGGGTGAGCCGGAACCTCTGCATGACATCATCAACCAGGACTGCCAATATGGTTTATACATTGCCCCTGATACAAGATCCATATATTTCTCCTCTGTCGACCAGGATAATCACAGAGACGGGTATAACATATATTATGTCAGACAGATCCTGGGTGCATGGACGATACCAATGCTGATCGAAAATATAGGATCTGAAGCAACCAATATTTATCCCAGGATTGCCGGCAACAACATCTATTTCCTGATCCGAACCGAAACAAGAAGGGATATTACAGGCACTATATACAGGTCAGGGCTGCCTGAACAGTTCAGCCCCCTTAAAACAATAGCGGCAACCGGCAGGATAGAGCACCTTGAAAGCAAACAGCCATTAAACACACCGCTTGTGGTATATGACCCTATAACACTGAACCGGCTGGGTGAATTTTTCAGTAGCAGTCAGACAGGGATGTATCATCTCAAACTGCTCGATGAGGCAAATTATATAATTGACATAAGGAACCCGGGGTTTTCATTCGCCAGCTTCCAGATTGACTACAGACAGGAGGAAAAGATTACCGGACCACCACTCATTGAGTTGTTTAACGAGGTTGAGCTGGATATTTCTGTTTACGACAGTGAAATATTCAGGCCTCTTGATGCAGATGTTCATGCGTTGAATCTTAACGAGAACAAAATGATTGAGGCGATCGCCCATGAGCCGGGGTCATTCACCCTCCGCTTACCTGTAGGTAACAATTACCGGATTAACGCAGCGACCGGCGGATTTGAAAGTGACAGTTTTGATTTTGACCTTTTCGGAGATATAATTTTCTCCAGGTTCGAAAGAGATATCGCCCTGGAACCAAGAAAGAGAATGTTCGAGGTTGCAATAACCGATAATGAAACAAGTCTGCCGGTAAATGCACAGGTTACCTTTAAGAACCTGAACAGGGAAGAGGTAATATCGGTCAACACATTCTCACAGCCGGTGCCTGATGATGCAGCCGGAGCGGTAGCACAGGCAAGTCCGCGACAGGATGACATCAGCTTCATCCCATTCCGTAACCCTTCTAATCCTCTCCGGTTTGCTCTAATAATAGGGAACGAAGATTACAGCTCCTACCAGGTAGGACTGCAGAGGGAGGCAAATGTCGATTACGCAATAAGGGACGCCGAGCTGTTCAGGAAATATGCCATTAATGTATTTGGTGTGCCCGAAGAGAACATCCTTTTCCTTACCAACGCACGAAGCATAGAGATGCAACTTGAGATAAGAAAACTGGCAGGCATAATAAACGCTCTCGACGGCAATGCGGAGGTCTTTTTCTATTATGCAGGACATGGCCTACCCGATCATAATACCAGGGATCCCTATATCATTCCTGTAGATGTTACAGGCTCAAACCTGGATTTTGCAGTTAAACTGAGTGACCTTTATGGCCAGCTCACCAAATATCCGGCAAACAGGGTAACGGTTTTTCTTGATGCATGCTTCAGCGGAGGTGCACGGAATGTGGGACTTGTTTCGGCAAGGGCGGTAAGAGTGCGCCCAAGAGAAGACATGCTGAGCGGGAACCTGGTGGTTTTCTCTGCCAGCAGTGAAGCCCAGATAGCTCATCCATTCAGGGAAAAGCAACACGGAATTTTTACCTACTTCGCTCTGAATAAAATTAAGGAGACCAAGGGTAATATAACCTACAGGGAGTTTTCGGATTATTTGAGACAAACGGTTGCCATAAGATCTATCATGGTTAACAATGCCGAACAAACACCGCAGACAAATGTCAGTCCCACGATAGAAGAGGCGTGGCATGAGTGGATATTTAATTAA
- the prfB gene encoding peptide chain release factor 2 (programmed frameshift) has translation MITADNLKDLVRRSDALRRHLDIDKKILQIEEQEEKTQDPDFWNDPKEAEKQLKAISSLKSWTGGYEKVRNAVEELEILYDYYHEDEADENEVDQQYKKAQKLIEDLEFRNMLSLEEDVLGAILKINAGAGGTESLDWAEMLMRMYLRWGEKNGYQVRQLDFQDGEEAGIKTVTFEFTGDFAYGYLKSESGVHRLVRLSPFDANHKRHTSFASVFVSPLVDESIDIVVNPSDITWETYRASGAGGQNVNKVETAVRLRHLPSGLVVENQEDRSQLKNKENAMKILRSQLYEMELEKRRQAQAEIESGKKKIEWGSQIRNYVLHPYKLVKDVRTGYETSNVQDVLDGELDDFIKAYLMEFGSQ, from the exons ATGATTACGGCAGATAACCTTAAAGATCTTGTAAGGCGGAGTGATGCGCTGAGGAGGCATCTT GACATAGACAAAAAGATATTACAGATTGAAGAACAGGAAGAGAAGACGCAGGATCCCGATTTCTGGAATGACCCGAAAGAGGCTGAGAAGCAACTGAAGGCTATATCTTCTTTGAAGAGCTGGACCGGTGGTTATGAAAAGGTTCGGAATGCAGTCGAAGAGCTGGAGATCCTGTACGATTACTACCACGAAGACGAGGCTGATGAGAATGAGGTAGATCAGCAATACAAAAAGGCACAGAAGCTTATTGAAGACCTGGAGTTCAGGAATATGCTAAGCCTGGAAGAGGATGTGCTCGGCGCCATACTTAAGATAAATGCCGGTGCCGGCGGTACCGAAAGCCTTGACTGGGCAGAGATGCTGATGCGTATGTACCTGAGGTGGGGAGAGAAGAACGGGTACCAGGTGAGGCAGCTTGATTTCCAGGACGGGGAGGAGGCGGGTATCAAGACCGTCACTTTTGAGTTTACCGGCGATTTTGCATACGGCTACCTGAAGAGCGAATCGGGTGTTCACCGGCTGGTGAGGCTGTCGCCTTTCGATGCCAACCACAAAAGGCATACATCATTCGCTTCGGTCTTTGTATCGCCTCTCGTTGATGAAAGCATAGACATAGTTGTTAACCCGTCGGATATTACCTGGGAAACCTACCGGGCGAGCGGTGCAGGCGGCCAGAATGTGAACAAGGTCGAGACCGCGGTAAGGCTCAGGCACCTTCCATCAGGGCTCGTGGTTGAGAACCAGGAGGACCGCTCACAGTTGAAGAACAAGGAGAATGCGATGAAGATACTCAGGTCGCAGCTTTATGAGATGGAACTCGAGAAGCGCCGGCAGGCGCAGGCCGAGATAGAGAGCGGCAAGAAGAAGATAGAGTGGGGCTCGCAGATCAGGAACTATGTGCTTCACCCGTACAAGCTCGTGAAAGATGTAAGGACCGGTTACGAGACATCGAACGTTCAGGATGTGCTTGACGGTGAGCTGGATGACTTCATCAAGGCTTATTTGATGGAGTTCGGGTCGCAGTAA